The Gemmatimonadota bacterium DNA segment CGGCCACCTTCTGGAACGCGAGCGAGCCGGCGACCTGGAATGCGATGTCGCTCGAGTCCACCGAGTGGTAGGAGCCGTCATAGCACTCGGCTTCCAGGTCGACGACCGGGTAGCCGGCCAGCACGCCGCGCCGGGCGGCCTCGCGCACCCCCTTGTCCACGGAGGGGATGTACTTGCCGGGAATGACGCCGCCCACAATGGAGTCGACGAACTCGTAACCCGAGCCGCGCGGCCGGGGCTTGAGCCGGATCCAGCAATCGCCGAACTGGCCGCGCCCGCCCGTCTGCTTCTTGTACCGCCCCTGCCCTTCCGCCTGCCTGCGGATCGTCTCCCGATACGGCACCTTGGGCGGCTCCGTGGTCACGGCCACGCCAAACTTCCGCTTCAGCCGCTCGATCTGCACTTCCAGGTGCAGCTCGCCCAGTCCCCGGATGATGGTCTGCTTCAGCTCCGGGTCGTACTCGCTCTGGAAGGTCGGCTCCTCCTCGTGCAGCTTGTGCAGCCCGGTGCCGATCTTGTCCTCGTCGCTGCGGCTGGCTGCGCGCACGGCGACGGCGATGTCCGGCTGCGGGAAGGGGATGGGCTCGAGCGTCAGCGGCCGCTCCGCGGAGGTGAGGGTGTCATTGGTATGGGTGTTCTTGAGCTTGGCCACCACACCCAGGTCGCCGGCGTGGAGCCGCAGCACCTCGAGGCGCTCCTTCCCCTGGGCGATGGACAGGTGGGCCAGCTTCTCGGTCGCCTCGCGCGTCGCGTTCCAGAGCTCCTGCCCGGTCTCGATCATGCCACTGAACAGGCGGAAGAAGGAGAGCTCGCCGACGTGCGGCTCGGTCGTCGTCTTGAAGACCAGGGCGGCGAGCGGCCCGTCCTCCGTGGCGCGCAGCTCGACGACCTGATCCAGCCCCGGCCGCCCGGCCACCTCGGCCGCGGCCTGGGCCGGGTTCGGCACCAGCTCGACGAGCTTGGAGAGCAGCGCACGCGTGCCCCAGGTTTTCTCCGCCGCGCCGCAGAAGAGGGGGAAGGCGTCGCCGCGCGCCATAGCCAGCTTCATGGCCGCGAGTGCCTCCTCGCGCGAGATCTCCCCCGTCTCGAGGTAGCGCTCGAGCAAGCTCTCGTCGGTCATGGCAATGGTCTCCATGAGCTCCGTCCGCCACCGCTCGAACTGCGAGGCGAGCTCCGCCGGCACGTCTACCTCGTCATATTCGCCCGATGCCGTCCCCGCTCTGTAAAGGTGCGCCCGCCCACTGAACAGGTTGATGATGCCGCGAAAGGCCTCGCCCGCGCCGATCGGGATCTCCACCGGGATCACCTTCTCCGTGAGCATGGACTTGACTTCCTGATAGGCCTTCTCGAAGTCGGCATGCTCCTTGTCCATCATGGACACGAAAAAAAGTCTGGGAATCCCGCGCGCCGTGCAGTATTCCCAGACCTTTTCCGTGCCCACCTCGACGCCGGCCATGGCGCCGAGGACGAGTACAGCGCCATCGGCCACCCTCGTCGCCGCCAGCGCCTCGCCCGTGAAGTCCAGGTAGCCCGGCGTATCCAGCAGGTTCACCTTGACGCCGTCCCACTCCGCGAACGCCGGCGCCGCCTGCATCGAGATGCCGTGCGCCAGCTCCTCCTCGGTGTACATGGTCAGCGCGGTGCCCTCGCGGACCGCGCCGTGCCGCCGGGACGAGCCGGCCACGAAGCACAAGGCGTCGATCAGCGTGGTCTTCCCGGCACCACCATGCCCCAGGACCACCACGTTGCGGATCTGCTCGGTTCTATACTCTTTGCCGGCCGGCATGCATACCTCCT contains these protein-coding regions:
- the fusA gene encoding elongation factor G; this translates as MPAGKEYRTEQIRNVVVLGHGGAGKTTLIDALCFVAGSSRRHGAVREGTALTMYTEEELAHGISMQAAPAFAEWDGVKVNLLDTPGYLDFTGEALAATRVADGAVLVLGAMAGVEVGTEKVWEYCTARGIPRLFFVSMMDKEHADFEKAYQEVKSMLTEKVIPVEIPIGAGEAFRGIINLFSGRAHLYRAGTASGEYDEVDVPAELASQFERWRTELMETIAMTDESLLERYLETGEISREEALAAMKLAMARGDAFPLFCGAAEKTWGTRALLSKLVELVPNPAQAAAEVAGRPGLDQVVELRATEDGPLAALVFKTTTEPHVGELSFFRLFSGMIETGQELWNATREATEKLAHLSIAQGKERLEVLRLHAGDLGVVAKLKNTHTNDTLTSAERPLTLEPIPFPQPDIAVAVRAASRSDEDKIGTGLHKLHEEEPTFQSEYDPELKQTIIRGLGELHLEVQIERLKRKFGVAVTTEPPKVPYRETIRRQAEGQGRYKKQTGGRGQFGDCWIRLKPRPRGSGYEFVDSIVGGVIPGKYIPSVDKGVREAARRGVLAGYPVVDLEAECYDGSYHSVDSSDIAFQVAGSLAFQKVAALAEPVLLEPILEVEVSTPDEYMGDVIGDLNQRRGKILGMEPDGKKTRIRALVPQAELYKYATTLRSLTHGRAFHTRKLHGYEEVPAHVAQKVIEAARKEKKEEVHA